The Methanomicrobia archaeon DNA segment GATTATGAGCCATTTGATCTCCTCATTCGTCAGTTTTACCATGCCATTCGAAGGCATGGACTGACGAAATAATAACTGGACTCCACAACTCAAAATACCGATGAGTAAAGATTATTAGTACCGAAACGTGCTTTGTTACAACTCAAGATGTCGTGAATTTACGTTACGTTGGTTTGTCTGTTTGTTTTGCTCCTTCCTCCTTCATTTACCACATCGTCATATATCTCAAGGGTGTAGGCGGCGATTTTATCCCACGTGAAATACTTTTCCGCCCGTGTCCTCGCTCTTTCACCCATGTTCCGCGCTTCTTCCAGGTCTTCAAGCAGGGACAGTATCCCCCATGCGATATCTGCAGAATTATTACCATCGACATGAATGCCCGTTTGGTCAGGGCCTGCGGGGATTACAAAATCTCTAAATCCCATGACGCCTTTGGCACCGACTACAAGGGGCTTTCCCATCGCCATCCCTTCTAACGCAACAATCCCGAACGGCTCGTACACGGAAGGGGCGACAAAGATATCGCAAGCACCGTAATGCAATATCCGTTCTTCCTCGCTTACAAACTCATATTTGGTCTTAACCCGATCGCCAATGTTCAATATGCTTATTAGGTCGGAAATACTTCGTTCTAATTCCCCTTTCCCAAGTATTACTAGTTTCGCCTCGGGATGCTTGCTTATAACCGTAGGCATTCCTTTTATCAGGTTTATGACACCTTTTACTGAAGTCAACCTCCCAACAAAGAGTATCATTTTCTCTTCTGGGCGAATCCCATATTTGCTCCTCAATCCCATAATATCCTCGTTTGAAAGCTTATTTGGATTATATTTATCTGTATGAATGCCATTCCAGCAGACATTTATTTTATGAGCATCGAAGCCATGCCGTATGAGATCTTCTTGCATCGGATAACTTACCGTTATAATCCTATCAGCTATTTCCCCTGCGGTCTTCTCGATATGCGTAACCGTCGCTGAGCCACCATCGAGAGCACGACCCCATTCAGTGGAATGCACATGAAAGACGAAAGGGAGATTCGTCTCTCGCTTCGCCATGATCCCTGACATCGCACTCAGCCAGTCATGTGCACAGATTATATCAAATGTATATCCCTCTTTTCTTACCAGCTCGTTAGCAAATTTAGTCGCACTGAGGATGTTATATATCAGCACGTCGTTGAAGAATTTTATTCCCGTACCCCATTTTCTTAGGTCCTCGGTCATGCAGAGCGGAAGTATGCCGCCTCCCTCCACAAGCAGTGGTCTGTTAACATCAATGCCTTTTAAGGTCTCTCTCGTCTTTAACGTCCCGTCATTCAGAGTGAATACAGAGACATCATGTCCCAGCTTGACCATTGCAGGGCAAATATTCGCCGCATAGGTTCCCAGGCCGCCCACAATTCGCGGCGGATATTCCCAAACGAAAAAGCCGATTCTCATGTGTGATGCACTCTTTTTTCTCCAAGGTTTTATTTCAATCTAACTTTAACGCCCCTACGTTCGCCCTTACTCTTCGGTAAGAACTCTAACTTATCCTCCTGAGCAAGCCATCCAAGACCCATATACACGGTGCTCTGCGGTGCGTTGAACGCTTTGGCCACGTCGGATATGCTCAACTCCCCCTTTTCCTTCAGCAAATGCCATATCTCTCCTGCGATGTTTCCTATCTCTTTCCTATTATTTACCATGTTAAAATTATATGACGGAAAAGATAAGAATGTTTTGTTTTCACTCCAGATATTTGGTCAAAGTCCTCATGTCGCTTTTTGATATCGTGCGTCAATGTTTATACTGTGTGTGACTAATTCCTCACCCACATTTTCCCGTATCTTGCTCCTAAAATCACCTCGTGTCGTATACCCATTCGTGCGTCTCTTCCGCTTCCACTTGCGACATACCCGTCAGATACTCCTGCAGCTCAGTCAAAATCCAGATCTTTTAATATCAGCCCTTAAACGGGCATCAAAATCGTGGATAACTGATAATAACGTGACAAACGCATCATAAGGCTTTTTAAAGTGAGAAAAATAGCTGTGTACATCACCGGGTGCACCGCCAGACGTGAACATGTAATAGAGATGGTCGCTTATTCCCAGGTATCGCCATATTTTTAGCATTTCATCATCTTTTGACGCTTTTACATACGGCTCGAGCCATCTCAGATAATCATAACACGCCCACTGCATCGTATTCCCGATAAAGCACGACGTGTCTTTCTCCACATCAGCCCACGATGTCGTTTCTAAATCCCGCACATCTATTGTCCCTGTCGGCTGATACGTTTCTACGAGTTCAGAAGGGGTCGCAAATTTCATTTGGGCTGCCAATACCTGCTTAGGAAGATCCTGGAGGAAACTAAATACCCCTGTATCTGCCCATTGATGCTCGCCAAACGTCTCGTAATCTAAAAAGAGGGTTATACATTGCCCCGGTGTCGCATCGAGCCAGGCGGCATATTTAGAGGCCGTCAAAGGATATTCTGGCCAACTCTTAAGAGAAAATCTAAACCCTATATCATCCGTTAAGGTATAATCCCTGAGCAGCACTTTGAGATTTTTGCAGCCCACAGGCTCATAAACGTAATTTGGTGAGCGCCCATTCAATACCCGCTCCACACCCTCGGCGATGATCCCCCGGTACCCCATGGCCTCCACAAGCTTCGCTATTCGGTTGTTGTACAACAGCTCGGTGTTTTCAAAAAAAGTGGGTTCGTAGCCGATTACATCGCGCATTACTTCACGATGCATGCGTACTTGCTCGATAAACTCGTCCTCGTCCTCATAAAGACCCACTAGTGAATGATAATACGTTTGATCCAGGAACTCTACGCGTCCGCTCGCGGCAAGCTCTCTGAAATCTTCTACTAAATCCTTAAAACCGTATCGTTCGCACTGCTCGATGAACACGCCGGTAACGCTATACGCCACTTTAAAATCGTCGTATTCATCTATCAACCGTAATATGAGTTCATTTGTCGGTCGATAGCATTTTGCCGCTACTTTCTCAAATATTCCCCTATCTTTGAAATCGGAAAAGTAATGAGCGAAGAGGTCGGCACCCTTCACGCTTCCTTTGAACATCTGTTTCTGCCAGAAGAAGTCATCTCTTAATCGGTACGGCTGATGAACTTCAAAAATAAGGCAGATGCTCTTCTTTATCATTTCGTTCACATCATCCATAAGTACTCAATAAGCCCTCTTTTTAAATAAGACTTGTAGCATAAATAAATGCGTTGGCTTTCTGCTGTAACGTACACGCACAATTTTTCCGCTAATTATCCCCCTCGGTGGCTAGTGGTCTATTGATGTCACTGCCTTATATGTTACACCAACATAGGAACAATGAGGGCAATGATAGCGGATCGAATAAAACGATGAAATACGAAATAACGGAACTTGACATACCACTCGGACAGTTATCACCGGATGCCCACGAGTTGTTTCATCGTTTTTATACGGTTGAACGCTCAACGGGTAGCCAGAAAGTTCCTGAAGCGATGGAGCAGTGGGTGAAAGAGCGGTTTGGCTCTGTTGAGCGCATCGAGGCGCAACGGATCATCTCAATTAAAAACCGGTTTACGGGAGAGCATAGTTTGTTCAATCAGTTACGGAGCGATAGACCCATCGAGGCGAGATCTAAGATTCGATTAGAGGAATTAGAAGAGAAAGAGAACTGCCTTTTTTGTAATCCCGAAACCCAAACACCAGCAGATGTGTTCGGCAGGATAAGGGGGAAATATTGTATTACTGCAAGCAATATAGCAAAGTATGATGCGGTTCACAGTTTGATCATTTTCAAGGAGCACAATCCGTTGGTGATACGAAAGGACTGGATCGCGGATTACTTAAGCACCGGAGAGCGCTGGTTTGATGAGGTCTCTCACTACTACCGGGGTGAACGGGGACTCCAAAAGTTCTTCATGTGGAATTGTCTCTGGAAGAGCGGAGCTTCAATTATCCACGGGCATATGCAATTAAGTGCCTCTAAGGAGCGCTATGGTAAATTAGAAGCTTTAGATAAAGCTGCTGCCGATTATAACCGGAGATTTAACGCCGATTATTTCGAGGATTTATATACCGTTCATAAGACGTTAGGTCTTGCGAAAGAGAACAAAGGAGAAAAAATCCTGTGCTATTTGACGCCAATAAAGGAGAAGGAGATTTTTATTCTCAGCAAGGCGAAGAGAAGCGATGACATGGCGGATACAATTTACACGGTGTTGAAGAGCTATCTCGATATGGGGGTGCAGTCATACAACCTTGCGATCTTTCAGCTGCATGACGGGCATATCGTTCGGCTTGTCGATAGAGGTTCTTTAGCCGATAGAACTTCTGATTTCGGAGCAATGGAACTGTATTCGGCTTCTGTTATTTCTTCCGATCCCTTCAAGTTAGCACACGTTATATTCTCCTGATGTGTTTCACGGGCACACGGGCCCAGACAGGAGGGAGTCATGGTGTTAACGAACAAGGTCAAGAACGTCTACGTCATTGCGCAGAAATGCATCGACGTACCGCATGCCCGGTGGAATCGTCAATCCAGGATTAATTTTGGTTCTAATAAGCCTGCATCCCTCGCCGATGTGAACAGCATGGCCAAGCACCGAATTTGACTCGATAGAGGTGGGGCTCGCTCGGGTTGATTCTATTACAACTTTACGCCCCAAGATGCTGTCCGTAATACGCGTATGATCTCCTATTCGTGCTGCATCCATAATCGCGGACCGTTCTACGTTTACATACTCACCGAGTATGCAGAAATTATCGATGTTTGAATCAGCAATTTTGGAGTAATCGCCAATTCTCGTATGCCTTCCAATCAGAGCGGCCCCTTCGATGAATAACTTATTTTCTTTATAGTTATTGACAATCGCTTCCCTCCGCTTGATAGATTCCTCGCTGTAACCCTGGAGCCAAATGTTTCTATCCGGTGCAATTTTTGGTTCTAAAATTCGTATATCCAGTGCACCGTGAAGCACCTCATGCATAGCCTTAAGATATTTCTCTGGACTACCCACATCATACCATACGTTCAGTTCATACCCATAGACCGGATAGCCATGATCGACCAGGTAAGGAATGAAGTCGAATCCGAAATCGAGCCTCCTTCTCTCTTCAGTTATCCGTTTTATCTCCGCATTTTCAACGATTTGTCTGATTTCTGGTGAGAGGAGGTAGATGCCCGCATTGGCAAGCTTGCTCGGTGCTTTATCGGCTTTCGGCTTTTCGATAAATCGCTTAATCCGCATCGTATTATCTAACTCGGCAATGCCGTATTCCTCTACGTTATCCACCTTCGTCAGAGCGATGGTCATATATGCGCCCTTCTCTTCGTGCACTTTGATAAAGTCATTGAGCTCGAGGTTGAAGAGGTTATCTCCCTGAATCACAAGCACGGGATCACGAACGTCATAATAGCCCATGTTAAGCCGGTAAGAATCAGCGCTTCCAAAGTCATCCAAGTTAGGTTGGTGTTTAATATGCACCCGGGGTTCGATCATATACTTTGCTGAGAACCCAATCCCCTCTCCATACTGATCGAAGAGGTTGGTATAGTTGGTATAACCGCCCTCTCCAAAGATGAAGTTTCTTATACCCTGTTCCGCGAGTGTTGCCATTGAGAATTCGAGTAACGGTCTGTTCAAGAACCTGACGCAGGGCTTTGATATATAATATGTTAATGGCTTTAACCGCTTTGCCTGACCGCCGACTGGAATAAAGCACTTCAGTTTCGTTACATCCATAATCTAGTTAAGGTGAACTGAAGGTTTATTAGGCTTTCGAAATAGGTGGGTCGTGGTCCTTCTCATCGAGGAATAAAGCAGGTGTTGAAAGCCTAAACCACCTTTTCAACCGCAGCGACATAGTTTTCGATTTTATTTTGCCATGAGAAGCTCTCGGCTAACTGATACGCCTTCCTTTTTAATGCAAGGAGTTCATCATACGGCATGTCTCTCAAACCCATCAAGAAATCTTTCAAAGTATCGGTAACGTCCTCATCGCTCCTATTTAAAACTGGCAGCACATAGATTCCATCTTTCTCATCACCCTTACCCATCGATTTGAGTTCCACGCCCAATCCTGAAAGGTCACTCGTGACTGCGATGCACCCATTTGCCGCCGCTTCAATTGGTGTTAACCCAAACGGCTCGTATCTGCTTGGAAATATGCCAAGATCACACCCGTTCACAAAGTCAAAATAGCTCAGATACATTGGCATTCGGTCCGCGCTGAGATACGATGGTATGATCATCATTTTCACGTTATCCTCTTCCCTATTTCTCAGCCCCAACTGCCAGCACAGGTCCAAAATCGGGTCTTGCTCATAAGCATAATCATGCGTCGCAATCGGTGGGAATGTGTCCCGCGTTAACGCTTCGGGAATCTCGAACGCATTGCTCAAAATTTCTGCCATCGTCACATCTTTACTGAGCACCTCTCTTATGCTCTTATCAAGGAAGGCCTGGTCGTTCTGTACGACTGCCTGTGTCAACATCTCGATGAAATAGTCAGAAACTGGTTCGAGCGTGCTTCTAAGCCTCCGATACTGCGTTTTCGCCTTCAACACCGTTTCATTAAGCCCTTTTACCCGTGAGGGCACTAACATGAACGTGTAGACCTGCTTAGTAGCTTCAGTGCCTCGGAGTTCGTCATTCAACTTTGCTAACGCTCTGATATAAAGGTCAAATCCCTTGTTCACAAGCTCGTATCTCCCCGAGGTCATCACAATCAAACTATCCCGTTTTTCTATATCATAGTGTGGCGAGAGAACGACCCGCATAAATTCATGGATTATCTCCTTGTGCACCGCGTGTATTTTCCGAACATCGCCGAAGGCTCTTCCCGCGGGCATCCTTATGCCATTTGTCAGAATGATATCCGACGTTTTGCCGAGATAATATGCGGCTTCTTCTGCGATTGATTGGGATACTGAGGCGAAGAGGTCGCTATTTTCAGCCGCTGCGATTTCCGTGAAGTGTGTTGCCTGCACACCCCGTTCGTAGGCGCTTACGGTTGTTCCCTCAAGCCCTTTTGTCAACCCCGCTCGAACTTTCTTTGTGACATTAACGCCTGTTGCGCTATCCGCTCTTCCATGCGATGTTGCATGGGTAACGAAGATAGTGCGGTAGGGTAGGTCAAATACCTTTCTTCTGAAAATGACACCTGCCGATAGCCATTCATGCACGATGACTACCGTTTTTTTATCCGCATACAACGGGGTTTTCAAGAGCAACTCGATCAGATGGCCAGCCGCTTCAGACCACGTTATCGCTTCATCATAAAAATAATCACTGGTGTAGCTATCAATCCTGAAAAGCTCCCAGTTCCTCCTTTTGATGACATGACCTATCGAGTTGAGACCTGCAGGGTCATTTTGGGACACCCCTAAAACTGTTCTATTATAACTCTCATCAGATGCTGGCTTATTCATATACCCATGAGTATCTAACAGAATGCAGGGTACTCTTCTCCCCCCCTTCCAGCATCCATAATAGGCCTGAATACCTTCATTTAAAAGCGTTCTGAACACGTTGTCCACATCGATAGGTGGTGTCTTCTGCAGGAAATCGTGCGGTGAGGTCGCGTGGTTGTAAAGTCCAACCGCCAGATAGTTTGGGAATTTTTCCACCATCAAGTCCGCCTTTGAGGCAAGTACACCGTATATTCCACCTACCTTGTTACAAACCTCATTTGACACTTCTACCAGCAATATCTCGTTCGTTGTCATGTTTTCTGGTGAGTTAGCGATTTAACCATCCTTTTTAAACTATCACGCCCCTACTATTTATAAGTTGGGTCCCATTTTCCCATTTTGCTTCCAAAAGGTCGGGAAAAAGTGAGTGCTCGGGGGGTTAAAAGATGGAATCGTTGCGAATCGGCATGTTTTCATGGGAAAGCCTCCATTCGGTGAGGGTAGGGGGTATAGCACCGCACGTTTCCGAGCTTGCAGAGATTTTGGCAGCCAAAGGACACGAAGTGCATGTGTTCACGCGAGTTGGTGATAAAAGTGAGTACGACGAGATAAATGGCGTGCATTACCAGCGATGCCCACATGACCAATCGGGCGGTGTTGCTACGCAAATGGATCGTATGTGTGATGCAATGGTACATCGATTTGATGCCGTGCAGAAGTTATTTGGGAAATTCGATATTAGCCACGGCCACGATTGGCATCCCGTAATTGCATTGAACACTATCAAGAGAACCTATGGCGTACCCTATGTACTGACCTTCCACAGCACTGAATGGGGACGGAATGGTAATATGTTTGGATCGTGGTGGGAATTTCGTGAGATTTCGCACAGAGAATGGCTTGCGGGCTATGAATCGGCGGTGGTGATCGTTACCTCAGTGAATTTAAAGAACGAGCTGCAATTCCTTTATCAAATCCCCGAGTATAAACTGCATTTGATTCCTAATGGTCTCAATGCGGGTAAGATAAAACGGGCGATTGACCCGGGTACGATAAAAAAGCAGTATGGCATACACCCCTTAGCCCCCGTTGTACTGTTTATTGGCCGCATGAGCTATCAAAAAGGACCCGATCTCCTGGTTGAGGCAGTTCCAAAGGTGTTGGCAAGTCGATGGGACGTCAAGTTTGTCTTCATCGGCGAGGGGGAGCTGAGACGTTCCTGCGAGCATCGAATAGCTCAATTAGGCGTAAAACATGCGTGCCATTTTCTCGGGTACGCATCTGATGACGTAGCAGCCGATTGGATGAATGCGTGCGATCTTGTCTGTGTGCCGAGCCGTAACGAGCCGTTTTGCATCGTCGTCCTGGAAGCATGGGATGCCGATAAACCTATTGTCGGCACGGAAGCGGTTCACCTGATCTCTAATTTCACGACCGGCATCAAAGCGTACCTATCGCCCGATTCACTCGCATGGTGTATCAATTATGCGCTCGCCAATCCTGAGGCGGCGAAACGTATGGGCGAAAACGGCAAAAAGTTGATTACCAAGAAGTATAATTGGCATTGCATTGCAGATGAAGTCGTGGATGTGTATAAGCGAGTGGTGGAGTAAGCGGCGTCTTTGACTAGATAAAACCACCATTGGTCAATTATTTATGAAAGATACAAAGTTGAGAAAGGATGCACGAGAGATCTTTAATGCCTCTCTCAAAGCTGTAGACCCTGCTGTTGCAGTCAAGAAACAGGTAGGATTGGCCGGTGGGATTTTACGCGTTGGCGATCGGCGTTATGATCTCGATGAGTATGCCCATCTCTATGTGGCGGGGTGCGGCAAAGCCGCCGCTTCGATGGCGCACGCCCTGGAAGATCTCCTACAAGACCGGATAGATGGTGGCATTGTAAATGTCAAGTACGGGTATACAACGGATTTAAACTTCATCAAACTTAATGAGGCGGGCCATCCAATTCCCGATGAGGCTGGTGTGCGGGGAACGCGAGAGATCGTGACCTTGCTACACGGGCTCGGCGAGAACGATTTGGTGCTATTTGTAATTTCTGGCGGCGGGTCGGCGTTACTGCCGCTTCCGCAAGAGGGAATCAGTCTGGAGGAGAAGCAAGAAGTGACGAAGCTGCTTCTGGAGAGCGGTGCAAGCATAGACGAGATGAACGCGATACGAAAGCACATCTCCAGGGTAAAGGGCGGGCAATTGGCGAGAGCCGCGTATCCGGCAACCGTGATCTCGCTTCTGCTGTCCGACGTGGTTGGGGATCGCATGGACGTGATCGCGTCAGGACCAACCGTTCCTGACGAGTCCACCTTTGAAGAGTGTCGTGAAATACTCGAGAGATACAACTTGAAACTCCCGGAAGCCGTTTCGACTCTGCTGAAAAGGGGTCTGAACGGCGAGCTCGAAGAAACCCCAAAAGCGGGCGACCCCATTTTTGAGAAGACCTGTAATCTCATCATCGGCAGCAACATACTCGCACTGAACGCTGCGGCGCAAAAAGCCCAGGAGCTGGGGTATCATACGCTCATACTCTCTTCGGCGATCGAGGGAGAGACGAAAGAGGTCGCTAAGGTTCACGCGGCGATAGCAAAGGAGATCCACGCAACCGGGAATCCCATCAAAAAGCCTGCGTGTATCATCTCAGGCGGTGAGACGACGGTAACCATTAAGGGAACGGGCCTTGGCGGGCGGAATCAGGAATTTGTCCTTTCGAGTGCAATTGAAATCGCGGGAATGGATGGCACGGTCATACTCAGTTGCGGCACTGACGGCACCGACGGCCCGACTGATGCGGCTGGCGCTCTCGTCGATGGGTTCACTGTCCAAAGAGCCAAGAAACAAGGGATGCAACCGATCGAATATCTGCGAAATAACGACGCTTACTACTTCTTTGAGAAACTGGATGATCTTATTAAAACCGGGCCGACGAATACGAACGTGATGGATGTCAGGCTGGTGCTGTGTCGATGAGTCCTCCATCCCCGAGTCCTCCGCGATAGTGCTACAAGAGGCCGCTGAACGCGATTCTGAGACGATAGCATGAAGGTAACAAAAGCACCGACAGCAATTTAGCTCGACCCTTTTTCACGGTTTTTATCCAAAAAAGACCGCAGAAAAACGTTAAACGGGGGAAGCCGCGAGGCTTTAGAGATAAATTGCCTGTTGATACACGATTCTCAAAATCAGAGGGAGCCCCCATTTAAACCTGTAACACGCTAAATCTAGAATGTACCGAAAGATTTATAAGAACAAATGATTTTTTGGTTTTATATAAAAATGTCAATGAAGAAGGTTTTTAGCTGGTCAACTAAATATATACTGTTCCCATTGATACCGTTTCTGTTGGGGTCTTTAATGCGCTATTTTTATCAAGAACTCACTTTTTGGTCTATTTTGGATCCTTCTGATCTATCATTTTCAATGACTATAATATGTTTTTTGGCTGCTATTAGTGCAAGAAAACTGAGAGATGAAGATCTAGCTGATGGCTTATCAATTGTTTTCTTTGGACTAATGTTTACTTTTTTGGTTGCTTTCGTTTGTGTGGGTGCTGCTCATATGGAGATAGAGGAATCTCTTATGTCATCGATTGAAGATATAAACGATAAGCCTGAAAACTATATTAATATCAATCAAACTATATCTCATAATCTTCAGATAATTGAAAAAAGTGAGGCTAGATTATCTAAAATAACAAAATTTGAAGTTGTACTGAGTTGTATTACTATTCCTTCGATAATAATATTAAAAATAAGATATAAACTAGGGGAGTGATATACATGGA contains these protein-coding regions:
- a CDS encoding NDP-sugar synthase; amino-acid sequence: MDVTKLKCFIPVGGQAKRLKPLTYYISKPCVRFLNRPLLEFSMATLAEQGIRNFIFGEGGYTNYTNLFDQYGEGIGFSAKYMIEPRVHIKHQPNLDDFGSADSYRLNMGYYDVRDPVLVIQGDNLFNLELNDFIKVHEEKGAYMTIALTKVDNVEEYGIAELDNTMRIKRFIEKPKADKAPSKLANAGIYLLSPEIRQIVENAEIKRITEERRRLDFGFDFIPYLVDHGYPVYGYELNVWYDVGSPEKYLKAMHEVLHGALDIRILEPKIAPDRNIWLQGYSEESIKRREAIVNNYKENKLFIEGAALIGRHTRIGDYSKIADSNIDNFCILGEYVNVERSAIMDAARIGDHTRITDSILGRKVVIESTRASPTSIESNSVLGHAVHIGEGCRLIRTKINPGLTIPPGMRYVDAFLRNDVDVLDLVR
- a CDS encoding glycoside hydrolase family 57 protein, which gives rise to MIKKSICLIFEVHQPYRLRDDFFWQKQMFKGSVKGADLFAHYFSDFKDRGIFEKVAAKCYRPTNELILRLIDEYDDFKVAYSVTGVFIEQCERYGFKDLVEDFRELAASGRVEFLDQTYYHSLVGLYEDEDEFIEQVRMHREVMRDVIGYEPTFFENTELLYNNRIAKLVEAMGYRGIIAEGVERVLNGRSPNYVYEPVGCKNLKVLLRDYTLTDDIGFRFSLKSWPEYPLTASKYAAWLDATPGQCITLFLDYETFGEHQWADTGVFSFLQDLPKQVLAAQMKFATPSELVETYQPTGTIDVRDLETTSWADVEKDTSCFIGNTMQWACYDYLRWLEPYVKASKDDEMLKIWRYLGISDHLYYMFTSGGAPGDVHSYFSHFKKPYDAFVTLLSVIHDFDARLRADIKRSGF
- a CDS encoding winged helix-turn-helix domain-containing protein, translated to MVNNRKEIGNIAGEIWHLLKEKGELSISDVAKAFNAPQSTVYMGLGWLAQEDKLEFLPKSKGERRGVKVRLK
- a CDS encoding glycerate kinase, giving the protein MKDTKLRKDAREIFNASLKAVDPAVAVKKQVGLAGGILRVGDRRYDLDEYAHLYVAGCGKAAASMAHALEDLLQDRIDGGIVNVKYGYTTDLNFIKLNEAGHPIPDEAGVRGTREIVTLLHGLGENDLVLFVISGGGSALLPLPQEGISLEEKQEVTKLLLESGASIDEMNAIRKHISRVKGGQLARAAYPATVISLLLSDVVGDRMDVIASGPTVPDESTFEECREILERYNLKLPEAVSTLLKRGLNGELEETPKAGDPIFEKTCNLIIGSNILALNAAAQKAQELGYHTLILSSAIEGETKEVAKVHAAIAKEIHATGNPIKKPACIISGGETTVTIKGTGLGGRNQEFVLSSAIEIAGMDGTVILSCGTDGTDGPTDAAGALVDGFTVQRAKKQGMQPIEYLRNNDAYYFFEKLDDLIKTGPTNTNVMDVRLVLCR
- a CDS encoding glycosyltransferase family 4 protein, encoding MESLRIGMFSWESLHSVRVGGIAPHVSELAEILAAKGHEVHVFTRVGDKSEYDEINGVHYQRCPHDQSGGVATQMDRMCDAMVHRFDAVQKLFGKFDISHGHDWHPVIALNTIKRTYGVPYVLTFHSTEWGRNGNMFGSWWEFREISHREWLAGYESAVVIVTSVNLKNELQFLYQIPEYKLHLIPNGLNAGKIKRAIDPGTIKKQYGIHPLAPVVLFIGRMSYQKGPDLLVEAVPKVLASRWDVKFVFIGEGELRRSCEHRIAQLGVKHACHFLGYASDDVAADWMNACDLVCVPSRNEPFCIVVLEAWDADKPIVGTEAVHLISNFTTGIKAYLSPDSLAWCINYALANPEAAKRMGENGKKLITKKYNWHCIADEVVDVYKRVVE
- a CDS encoding glycosyltransferase family 4 protein; this encodes MRIGFFVWEYPPRIVGGLGTYAANICPAMVKLGHDVSVFTLNDGTLKTRETLKGIDVNRPLLVEGGGILPLCMTEDLRKWGTGIKFFNDVLIYNILSATKFANELVRKEGYTFDIICAHDWLSAMSGIMAKRETNLPFVFHVHSTEWGRALDGGSATVTHIEKTAGEIADRIITVSYPMQEDLIRHGFDAHKINVCWNGIHTDKYNPNKLSNEDIMGLRSKYGIRPEEKMILFVGRLTSVKGVINLIKGMPTVISKHPEAKLVILGKGELERSISDLISILNIGDRVKTKYEFVSEEERILHYGACDIFVAPSVYEPFGIVALEGMAMGKPLVVGAKGVMGFRDFVIPAGPDQTGIHVDGNNSADIAWGILSLLEDLEEARNMGERARTRAEKYFTWDKIAAYTLEIYDDVVNEGGRSKTNRQTNVT
- a CDS encoding glycosyltransferase — translated: MTTNEILLVEVSNEVCNKVGGIYGVLASKADLMVEKFPNYLAVGLYNHATSPHDFLQKTPPIDVDNVFRTLLNEGIQAYYGCWKGGRRVPCILLDTHGYMNKPASDESYNRTVLGVSQNDPAGLNSIGHVIKRRNWELFRIDSYTSDYFYDEAITWSEAAGHLIELLLKTPLYADKKTVVIVHEWLSAGVIFRRKVFDLPYRTIFVTHATSHGRADSATGVNVTKKVRAGLTKGLEGTTVSAYERGVQATHFTEIAAAENSDLFASVSQSIAEEAAYYLGKTSDIILTNGIRMPAGRAFGDVRKIHAVHKEIIHEFMRVVLSPHYDIEKRDSLIVMTSGRYELVNKGFDLYIRALAKLNDELRGTEATKQVYTFMLVPSRVKGLNETVLKAKTQYRRLRSTLEPVSDYFIEMLTQAVVQNDQAFLDKSIREVLSKDVTMAEILSNAFEIPEALTRDTFPPIATHDYAYEQDPILDLCWQLGLRNREEDNVKMMIIPSYLSADRMPMYLSYFDFVNGCDLGIFPSRYEPFGLTPIEAAANGCIAVTSDLSGLGVELKSMGKGDEKDGIYVLPVLNRSDEDVTDTLKDFLMGLRDMPYDELLALKRKAYQLAESFSWQNKIENYVAAVEKVV